Proteins from one SAR202 cluster bacterium genomic window:
- a CDS encoding TIGR00725 family protein gives MIISVIGGATPPAKALRQAEEVGRELAKRGAAVACGGLMGVMEAVCKGAKSAGGLTIGILPGDDHNEANQYVDIPVCTGMSYARNVLVVKTGRAVIAIDGAYGTMSEIAHALGEGIPVIGLDTWVFTINGTQDAGIVVAKDPVDAVEKAIAAAKSRNTSERRVRAL, from the coding sequence TTGATTATTTCCGTAATAGGTGGGGCCACTCCGCCAGCCAAGGCCTTGCGGCAGGCGGAAGAGGTGGGGCGGGAGCTGGCAAAGCGGGGCGCGGCGGTGGCCTGCGGCGGGCTTATGGGGGTCATGGAGGCGGTGTGCAAGGGGGCCAAGAGCGCAGGCGGGCTGACCATTGGTATTCTGCCGGGCGACGACCATAACGAGGCCAACCAGTATGTGGACATACCTGTCTGCACAGGGATGAGTTACGCGCGGAACGTCCTGGTGGTGAAAACGGGCCGGGCGGTCATCGCCATCGACGGGGCGTACGGGACAATGTCGGAGATAGCCCACGCGCTGGGAGAGGGCATACCGGTCATCGGCCTGGACACGTGGGTCTTTACGATCAACGGGACGCAGGACGCGGGGATAGTCGTCGCCAAGGACCCGGTGGACGCGGTGGAGAAGGCGATAGCGGCGGCCAAGTCGCGGAACACATCGGAAAGGCGGGTCAGGGCGCTGTGA
- a CDS encoding HEPN domain-containing protein codes for MILDHLTQSERNLAAAKMMSKEGFYSQASFGAQQAASESLFALWYHLKESNAEVAARYNSPLKFDELAKLVPSLQKYMETYKILDSYYISARYPPPEGDKVPYEYFDTRLAEEAIGWAKQISDEVRHFINA; via the coding sequence ATGATTCTAGATCACCTGACACAATCAGAACGCAACCTGGCGGCTGCTAAAATGATGTCAAAAGAGGGCTTCTACTCACAGGCCTCCTTTGGGGCTCAGCAGGCGGCTTCTGAGTCCCTATTTGCTTTGTGGTATCACCTAAAAGAATCTAATGCAGAAGTTGCAGCGCGTTACAACAGTCCCCTGAAATTCGATGAGCTTGCAAAATTAGTCCCTTCATTACAAAAATACATGGAAACCTATAAGATTTTAGATAGCTATTACATATCAGCCCGATACCCGCCTCCTGAGGGAGATAAGGTCCCATACGAGTATTTCGACACAAGATTGGCAGAGGAAGCGATCGGCTGGGCCAAGCAGATCAGCGACGAAGTTAGGCATTTCATAAACGCTTAG
- a CDS encoding phosphopyruvate hydratase — translation MTATIKEVRAREILDSRGNPTVEATIVLSDGAWGRAAVPSGASAGSHEALELRDGDSKRFGGKGVLKAIDNVEKILGPSVKGMSPMDQDKVDARLIEIDGAPNKSKLGANAVLAVSLAAAHAASASKKTPLYRHLAIGEKFTLPVPMFNILNGGVHAQDSTDIQEFMVIPAGLPTFREALRAGSEIYQSLKGLIGQKGFSANVGDEGGFAPSVPSNRAALELVLGAIEKAGYTPGREVHIALDVAATELEAEGRYRLKRDNITLGAGHLIDFYKNWAREFHIISIEDGLGEDDWEGWQLLSKQMGRQVQLVGDDLYTTNTERLAKGIETKASNSILLKVNQIGTLTETRQAFEMARRAGWGTVISHRSGETEDTTIADLAVAWSAGQIKAGAPCRSERVAKYNRLLRIEEDLGERARYAGMEAFGHVRKG, via the coding sequence GTGACGGCCACTATTAAGGAGGTGCGCGCTCGGGAGATTCTGGACTCCAGGGGCAACCCGACAGTAGAGGCCACCATTGTCTTGAGCGATGGCGCGTGGGGCCGGGCGGCGGTCCCCTCGGGGGCCAGCGCCGGCAGCCACGAGGCCTTGGAGCTGCGGGACGGGGACTCGAAACGGTTTGGCGGCAAGGGCGTGCTGAAGGCTATCGATAACGTGGAGAAGATTCTGGGACCCTCGGTAAAGGGCATGTCGCCGATGGATCAGGACAAGGTTGACGCGCGGCTTATCGAGATCGACGGGGCGCCTAACAAGTCCAAGCTGGGGGCCAACGCGGTGCTGGCGGTGTCCCTGGCGGCGGCCCATGCGGCGTCGGCGTCGAAGAAAACGCCTTTGTACCGACACCTGGCTATCGGCGAAAAGTTCACGCTTCCAGTGCCTATGTTCAACATCCTCAACGGCGGCGTCCACGCCCAGGACTCCACGGACATCCAGGAGTTCATGGTGATACCGGCGGGGCTGCCGACCTTTCGAGAGGCCTTGCGGGCGGGGTCGGAGATTTATCAGTCGCTGAAGGGACTGATAGGGCAGAAGGGCTTCAGCGCCAACGTGGGGGACGAAGGGGGCTTCGCTCCGTCGGTGCCGTCCAATCGCGCGGCGCTGGAGCTGGTGCTGGGGGCCATAGAGAAGGCGGGGTATACGCCCGGGCGAGAAGTGCACATCGCGCTGGACGTGGCGGCCACGGAGCTGGAGGCGGAGGGCCGGTACCGGCTGAAGCGAGACAACATCACGCTGGGTGCGGGGCATTTAATCGATTTCTACAAGAACTGGGCGCGGGAGTTCCATATCATCAGCATCGAGGACGGACTGGGCGAGGATGACTGGGAGGGCTGGCAGCTGCTGTCGAAACAGATGGGGCGGCAGGTGCAGCTGGTGGGCGACGATTTGTACACCACCAACACGGAACGCCTGGCTAAAGGCATCGAGACTAAGGCCAGCAACTCCATACTGCTGAAGGTTAACCAGATAGGGACGCTGACGGAGACCCGCCAGGCCTTCGAGATGGCGCGCCGCGCGGGATGGGGGACGGTTATCAGCCATCGTTCCGGGGAGACAGAGGATACGACCATTGCAGACCTGGCGGTGGCGTGGAGCGCGGGGCAGATAAAGGCGGGGGCGCCGTGCCGCAGCGAACGTGTAGCAAAGTATAACCGGCTGCTGCGCATTGAAGAGGATCTGGGGGAGAGGGCAAGGTACGCGGGGATGGAGGCGTTTGGGCACGTGAGGAAAGGCTAG